The region CGCACAGCGCCTATATCATCAAATTTAATTCTCAGCTATATTGGGCAGCACATTTTGGGTATGCCCAGATCGTATTGAGGGAGATTTATCATGTACGTTTCAGAACGCTTGGCAACATGGGGCGCGACTGTTTCTTCCGAACATACAGAGGCCGCGCGAACTGCTGCCAAGCACGCCATTCAAGACGTCGTTGGCTGCATGATCGCAGGTGCTGGTGATGAAGGCGCCGCAAGTGTGCGAAATGCCATCCAAGGACTTGGCGATGGCCAATCCGTCGTTGCTGGGCGTTTGGGTAAGGCAAGTTCACCCTATGCCGCACTGGCCAACGGCATGGCGGCGCACTCGCTGGATTTTGACGATACCTTCTTAGAAGCGATCACCCATGCCTCTGCTTCCTTGGTTCCCGCATTGTTTGCCTTGGGCGACGAGATCAATGCCACAGGCGATGACATTATTGATGCCTACATTGTCGGGCTTGAGATGCATGGCGCTTTGGGACGTGCCTTGAACAGATCACACTATGAACAAGGTTGGCACGCGACGGCAACGATCGGTGTGATCGGTACGGCAGGTGCTTGTGCACGACTGATGAAGCTCGATGCTGGGCGCTTTGCGCACGCGATGAACTTGGCCTTCAGTTCCGCCGGTGGCACAAAGGTGCAGTTTGGTTCCATGGCGAAACCGTTGCATGCGGGGCTTGCTGCCAAGAACGCCATTGAGGCCGCGAAGTTGGCCGAAGCCGGAGTTGAAGGGCGGGTCAATGCGTTGGAAGGCCCGATGGGAATGATGGAAATTTACGGTGGTCCGACGGCACCGGGTTGGGAGTATGGGCTCGAAACTTTAGGCGACCCGCTGGCCATCGAACGCCAAGGATTAACCGTCAAACGCTTCGCGTGCTGTGCTGCGACCCACCGTGCCATCGATTGTGTTCTTGATCTGATGGCTGAAAATAAATTTGCGGCCGACGATGTTGCATCCGTCAATGTTCAGGTGCGGCCGGGACAGGTTAAGAACCTGCGTTATTCTGCCCCAGACTCAGAATTCGAAGCGCGCTTTTCCATGCAGTATTGTGTGAGTGTGGCGCTGCAATCCGGCACCATCGGCCTTTCCGATTTCACGCCCGCGGCGGTGCAGCGTCCCGAAATTCGAGAACTCTTCGGAAT is a window of Rhodospirillaceae bacterium DNA encoding:
- a CDS encoding MmgE/PrpD family protein; amino-acid sequence: MYVSERLATWGATVSSEHTEAARTAAKHAIQDVVGCMIAGAGDEGAASVRNAIQGLGDGQSVVAGRLGKASSPYAALANGMAAHSLDFDDTFLEAITHASASLVPALFALGDEINATGDDIIDAYIVGLEMHGALGRALNRSHYEQGWHATATIGVIGTAGACARLMKLDAGRFAHAMNLAFSSAGGTKVQFGSMAKPLHAGLAAKNAIEAAKLAEAGVEGRVNALEGPMGMMEIYGGPTAPGWEYGLETLGDPLAIERQGLTVKRFACCAATHRAIDCVLDLMAENKFAADDVASVNVQVRPGQVKNLRYSAPDSEFEARFSMQYCVSVALQSGTIGLSDFTPAAVQRPEIRELFGMIDMQAHDLEKECDSETTHLPAIVDIVLKDGQALHAAQEIPKGDAANPLNDAERLAKFTDCCQGFLPEKDIAALQTVIDTLEKLDSIRDCTRHLRFEAGADRGERFERRA